Genomic segment of Gemmatimonadota bacterium:
CACGAAGCGGCCGCCGGAATCCAGGAGCATGTCGTGCTCCGGATCGTCTATGAAGACAACGACGACGTCGAGACGCTGGACCACCTGGGCTTCGATCCTCTCGTCCTTGCCGATCTCGGCCATGCCAGGTCGGGGATGAAGGGGGCGGTGATCGTCGGCGGCGAGACCGGTGACGGGAAATCCACGTCGATCCTCAGGTGTGTCGAGCAGCTCTACGACGATGAGGACGGTCAGCTTTCCGTGGTCACGATCGAGGACCCGGTCGAGAGCCGGATTCGCAGGAGCGGCGTTATCCAGATTCCGATCCAGTCGGCCGGTACGGAGGAAGAGCGGGCTGCCAACTATGAGGAGGCGCTCAGGCATTTCGTCCGGATCAATCCCCATGTCGGCGTCGTCTCGGAGGTTCGCGATGCCGCGGGCGCCCGCCAGATGATCCAGTTCATCGAAACCGGCCACCAGGTCTGGACCACGATCCATATCGGTTCGGTCAATTCGATCCTGTTCCGGATGATCGACATGGGCATTCATCCCTCGGAACTGGCGAAGCCGGAATCGATCACCCTGCTGATGAAGCAGTCCCTGGTTCCGCTGCTGTGCGAATGCGCGCGACCGGTGCCGGACAGGAAGCCCTTCCGCGCGCGGAACACGGACGGCTGTGCGGCGTGCATTGCCGGACGGGGCGACAATGCAGCCGCACGGGCCTGGGCGGGATACCGGCGATTGATCGCGGTCGGCGAGACCATCGTCCCGGATGAAGGCTATCTCGACTGCGTCCGCAGGAACGACGCGATCGCGGCATGGCGTCACTGGACCGGGCCGTTCGACCAGGGTGGTCTCGAAGGCATTACCCTGTCGCGAAAAATCAATCTCCTGGCCAATGCCGGCCTCGTCGCGCCTTCCGACGCCCGGAAAAAGGGCGCCGACGTGGCGAAAATGGACGACGGGATGTTGGACCGGTACCGGAACTGGATTTCAGGCCTTGCTGGCACTGCTTGAAAAGATGGTGCGCCGGATTGCGTTCCGGCGGTCCGTGCGTGCACGGACCTGGACGGTTGTCGCCGATCTGCTCGAGAGCGGAATGGAACTCAACCGGGCGCTGCCCATGGTCGCCGAGATCCAGGGCCGCGGGCGCAAGACCTTGCAGG
This window contains:
- a CDS encoding ATPase, T2SS/T4P/T4SS family, whose translation is HEAAAGIQEHVVLRIVYEDNDDVETLDHLGFDPLVLADLGHARSGMKGAVIVGGETGDGKSTSILRCVEQLYDDEDGQLSVVTIEDPVESRIRRSGVIQIPIQSAGTEEERAANYEEALRHFVRINPHVGVVSEVRDAAGARQMIQFIETGHQVWTTIHIGSVNSILFRMIDMGIHPSELAKPESITLLMKQSLVPLLCECARPVPDRKPFRARNTDGCAACIAGRGDNAAARAWAGYRRLIAVGETIVPDEGYLDCVRRNDAIAAWRHWTGPFDQGGLEGITLSRKINLLANAGLVAPSDARKKGADVAKMDDGMLDRYRNWISGLAGTA